From Deltaproteobacteria bacterium, one genomic window encodes:
- a CDS encoding nucleoside deaminase, whose product MHDHYLTRALEEAFHCMRNNLGGPFGAVIVRDGKIIGRGCNQVTSTHDPTAHAEIVAIREACRAAQSYHLPGAVMYASCEPCPMCLAAIYWAGIRTVYYSTDREDARRMGFADGFIYEELGRPATERTIGMHRLETPLAEELMEEWENKKDRILY is encoded by the coding sequence ATGCATGACCACTATCTGACCCGGGCCCTTGAAGAGGCCTTTCACTGCATGAGAAACAACCTCGGCGGCCCATTCGGCGCCGTGATCGTACGGGACGGCAAGATCATCGGGAGGGGCTGCAACCAGGTTACGTCCACCCATGACCCGACGGCCCACGCGGAAATCGTGGCCATCCGGGAGGCGTGCCGGGCGGCGCAGAGCTACCATCTCCCCGGCGCCGTCATGTACGCCAGTTGCGAACCCTGTCCCATGTGCCTGGCGGCCATCTATTGGGCGGGGATCAGAACCGTTTATTACAGTACGGACCGGGAGGACGCGCGGCGCATGGGCTTTGCAGACGGATTCATTTACGAGGAATTGGGTCGGCCCGCCACGGAGAGAACGATCGGCATGCACCGCCTGGAAACGCCCCTGGCCGAGGAACTCATGGAGGAATGGGAAAACAAGAAGGACAGGATCCTCTATTGA